The Solea solea chromosome 19, fSolSol10.1, whole genome shotgun sequence genome has a window encoding:
- the purg gene encoding purine-rich element-binding protein gamma, translating into MMTDGCCRGMERGRGKAAAEPLHRAAYPPPPPPPPPPQQQQQQYVQSAVAAAAAAQQQQQQGTDIQELASKRVDIQKKRFYLDVKQSVRGRFLKIAEVWIGRGRHDNIRKSKLTLSMAMAPALRYCLGDFIDYYARIGLRGGLAPQPEDHSGNGQGRAHRRAQEQQSAAAALSPTGSAASDDHAHRVLKSEFIERDNRKYFLDLKENQRGRFLRIRQTVSKGHGTMGYYGQGIEQTIVLPAQGLIEFRDALSQLIEDYGDDDGDERGRTGSRNHGCDSESPELPEAASFRVDNKRFYFDVGSNRYGVFLKISEVRQPYRNTITVPLKAWARFGENFIRYEEEMRRIFTCHKEKRTDAQRDSDEQED; encoded by the coding sequence ATGATGACTGATGGATGCTgcagagggatggagagaggcCGGGGGAAGGCGGCAGCTGAGCCGCTGCACAGAGCCGCGTacccgccgcctcctcctccgccgccgccgccgcagcagcagcagcagcagtatgtgCAGAGTGCGGTAGCAGCAGCGGCAGccgcgcagcagcagcagcagcagggcacAGACATCCAGGAGCTGGCCTCCAAGCGCGTCGACATCCAGAAGAAACGCTTCTACCTGGACGTGAAGCAGAGCGTCCGCGGCCGCTTCCTGAAGATCGCGGAGGTGTGGATCGGCCGAGGCCGCCACGACAACATCAGGAAGAGCAAGCTGACGCTGTCCATGGCAATGGCGCCCGCGCTGCGCTACTGCCTGGGAGACTTTATAGATTATTACGCCCGAATCGGGCTGCGCGGCGGTTTGGCGCCGCAGCCCGAGGACCACAGCGGCAACGGCCAGGGCCGCGCGCACCGGAGAGCGCAGGAGCAGCAGAGCGCCGCCGCCGCGCTGTCGCCCACCGGCTCTGCCGCGTCCGACGACCACGCGCACCGCGTTCTCAAGAGCGAGTTCATCGAGCGCGACAACAGAAAGTACTTCCTGGACCTGAAGGAGAACCAGCGCGGCCGCTTTCTGCGCATCCGGCAGACCGTCAGCAAGGGCCACGGAACCATGGGCTACTATGGTCAGGGCATCGAGCAGACCATCGTGCTGCCCGCGCAGGGACTCATCGAGTTCCGGGACGCGCTGTCGCAGCTCATTGAGGACTACGGCGACGACGACGGCGACGAGCGCGGCCGAACCGGGTCTCGGAACCACGGCTGCGACAGCGAGAGCCCCGAGCTCCCCGAAGCTGCGTCCTTCCGCGTGGACAACAAGAGGTTCTACTTCGACGTGGGCTCCAACCGATACGGTGTCTTCCTGAAGATCAGCGAAGTGCGGCAGCCGTACAGGAACACCATCACCGTGCCGCTGAAGGCCTGGGCCCGGTTCGGGGAGAACTTCATCAGGTACGAGGAGGAGATGCGGCGGATTTTCACGTGTCACAAAGAGAAGAGGACAGACGCGCAGCGGGACAGCGACGAGCAAGAGGACTGA